One window of the Haloarcula halobia genome contains the following:
- a CDS encoding MogA/MoaB family molybdenum cofactor biosynthesis protein, which yields MTDDHDHDDHDDHDHDDHHAHDASAVAVAVLTVSSSRTLEEDPAGDVIAAACEEEGHDVVGRRRVDDDRDAIVEAVAAAIDEDDADVVVTTGGTGLTPDDVTVEALRPLFDRRVPGFGELFRWLSYEEVGPMAMASRATAGVVDEQLVFCLPGSENAARTGAERLVAPAVGHLLGLVRR from the coding sequence ATGACCGACGACCACGACCACGACGACCACGACGACCACGACCACGACGACCACCACGCACACGACGCGTCGGCGGTCGCCGTCGCCGTCCTGACCGTCTCGTCGTCGCGCACACTCGAGGAGGACCCCGCGGGCGACGTGATCGCGGCAGCCTGTGAGGAAGAGGGTCACGACGTCGTCGGGCGGCGACGGGTCGACGACGACCGGGACGCCATCGTCGAGGCGGTGGCGGCGGCCATCGACGAGGACGACGCCGACGTCGTCGTGACGACCGGCGGGACGGGGCTGACGCCCGACGACGTCACCGTCGAGGCCCTCCGCCCGCTGTTCGACCGCCGCGTCCCCGGGTTCGGCGAGCTGTTCCGCTGGCTCTCCTACGAGGAGGTGGGCCCGATGGCGATGGCCTCGCGAGCGACGGCCGGCGTCGTCGACGAGCAACTGGTCTTTTGCCTGCCCGGAAGCGAGAACGCCGCACGGACCGGTGCCGAGCGCCTCGTCGCCCCGGCCGTCGGTCACCTCCTCGGGCTAGTCCGTCGCTGA
- the moaC gene encoding cyclic pyranopterin monophosphate synthase MoaC yields the protein MTDEFTHVDEEGQAQMVDVGEKADSQRRAVARGEIRLSSGTLEAIAADEVEKGDVLATARIGAIQAVKHTWETIPMCHQIPVTNVDVAFDVGESAVEATVAVETVGKTGCEMEALEGVTTGLNVVWDMVKASEKDADGEYPSTAIENVRIVEKSVDR from the coding sequence ATGACCGACGAGTTCACTCACGTCGACGAGGAGGGACAGGCCCAGATGGTCGACGTCGGAGAGAAGGCAGACAGCCAGCGCCGGGCGGTCGCCCGCGGGGAGATTCGGCTCTCGTCGGGCACCCTCGAGGCCATCGCGGCCGACGAGGTGGAGAAGGGCGACGTCCTGGCGACGGCCCGCATCGGTGCCATCCAGGCCGTCAAACACACGTGGGAGACCATTCCGATGTGCCACCAGATTCCCGTGACGAACGTCGACGTGGCCTTCGACGTCGGCGAGTCGGCCGTCGAGGCGACGGTGGCCGTCGAGACGGTCGGCAAGACCGGCTGTGAGATGGAGGCCCTCGAAGGGGTGACGACCGGCCTGAACGTCGTCTGGGACATGGTGAAAGCAAGCGAGAAAGACGCCGACGGCGAGTACCCGTCGACGGCCATCGAGAACGTCCGCATCGTCGAGAAGTCGGTCGACCGGTAG
- a CDS encoding molybdopterin synthase, whose protein sequence is MQVLGIVGHADTGKTTLVERLVSRRADTHRVATVKHCDHAPDVDTDGKDTDRHRAAGAATTVATTDDGGWFATGESRTLAETLDDLAPDFDYVFVEGYSDASIPKVVLGDRQAVDPVVHRAADGETADVDAVLEAADARDPYVTLASLVREVKRSPDEDRSGAIATFTGRVRARDGDDDPPTEFLEFERYDGVAQEKMATLRRDLEARDGVFAVRLHHKTGVVEAGEDIVFVVVLAGHRGQAFRAVEDGINRLKEEVPLFKREVTVDDEFWAHER, encoded by the coding sequence ATGCAGGTCCTCGGCATCGTCGGGCACGCAGACACCGGGAAGACGACCCTCGTCGAACGCCTCGTCTCGCGGCGCGCCGACACACACCGCGTGGCGACGGTCAAGCACTGCGACCACGCGCCCGACGTCGACACCGACGGGAAAGACACCGACCGCCACCGCGCTGCCGGGGCGGCCACCACCGTCGCGACGACGGACGACGGCGGGTGGTTCGCCACCGGCGAGTCACGAACCCTCGCGGAGACGCTCGACGACCTGGCCCCCGACTTCGACTACGTGTTCGTCGAGGGGTACTCCGACGCGTCCATCCCGAAGGTCGTCCTCGGGGACCGGCAAGCGGTCGACCCTGTCGTCCATCGCGCCGCTGACGGCGAAACGGCGGACGTCGACGCGGTTCTCGAGGCGGCCGACGCCCGCGACCCGTACGTGACCCTGGCGTCGCTCGTGCGCGAGGTCAAGCGCAGTCCCGACGAGGACCGCTCGGGGGCCATCGCCACCTTCACCGGCCGGGTCCGCGCGCGCGACGGTGACGACGACCCGCCGACGGAGTTCCTGGAGTTCGAGCGCTACGACGGCGTCGCCCAGGAGAAGATGGCAACACTCCGCCGGGATCTCGAGGCCCGCGACGGGGTATTCGCGGTGCGTCTCCACCACAAGACCGGCGTCGTCGAGGCCGGCGAGGACATCGTCTTCGTCGTCGTCCTGGCCGGCCACCGCGGCCAGGCGTTCCGCGCCGTCGAGGACGGCATCAACCGGCTGAAAGAGGAGGTCCCGCTGTTCAAGAGGGAGGTCACCGTCGACGACGAGTTCTGGGCCCACGAGCGATAG